A segment of the Desulfofundulus kuznetsovii DSM 6115 genome:
TCCGGGAGGCCAGGGAGAAGCTGGCGGTAATGCAAGAGCGCCTGCAGGTCGGGGCTCCTCGCCCTAAGCCGGAGCCGGGTGTGATTCCCGAATCGGTGAGCGTGGGTCAAACGGTCTTTTTGCCCCGGTTTAACCAGCGGGGTACTGTGGTGGCCCTGCCGGAGGCAGGGGAGGTACAGGTACAGGTAGGTATGATCAAAATCAATGTACCCCTTGCAGAACTGCGCTTGCCAGCAGAAGATGACACTTCCCGGGGGGAGGTGCGGGTGGCTTCACTGGTACAGGATAAAACCCGCTCCATTTCCACCAGGCTTGACCTGCGGGGCCTGCGGGCCGAAGAAGCCCTGCAGGAGGTGGAGAAGTACCTGGACGATGCCACTTTAGCCGGGTTATCCCGGGTCTACCTGGTTCACGGCAAGGGTACCGGAGCCCTGCGGGCCGCCATCCAGCAGCAGCTGAAAACAGACCGGCGCGTAAAATCCTTCCGGTTGGGCGAACATGGTGAAGGGGGTGCGGGAGTTACCGTTGTGGAGCTGGTTTGATAAAGGGTAAGGGGGCCGGCTGTTATCCGGCAGCAACGGCCCCTTGACTTTTTGTTCTCTTATTCGGCCCACTTTTTATTGCGGAACCAATCCAGGCCGGGGTTAATTTCTTCCCTCAGCACCCTTACCGGTCCCTGGCCGTTTCCCTTTTGTCCCTGTGGTTCCGGAAGCTGGTTTAGCCCCGTGTCGGACTGGCCCGGCGGATTGGGCTGGCCGGGCGGAGCCGGAATTACCTCTCCGGGTTGTCCGGGCTGGCCCGGCTGGTCTGGTTGACCCGGGCTCTCCGGAGGTGGTGCCGGTTCTTCGGCTGTGTGCAGCGTGCAGACCGTCGTGGGTACCCGCTGGGCATAGTCCTCGACAAAGCTGGGTACGTTATAGGGCAGTTTGATCATCACTTTAGTGATCCGGTCCGGACAATACTGATTGGGGAGCTGACCGGTAGTGGCACATACTTCTACCAGCACATGGGTATCATCAACCCGGGTGGGTACGGTTCCCTGGGCAAAAAGATCGGTAACCACGTCGGAAGGGGGCGTATTGGGACCCGGTAACAGCCCCGATTTGCTGTCCACCGTGGCGCTGACGATCCCCCCGGGCCTGGGGAAGTCCCGTACCGGTGTGTTTTTAAGAGCCTGGGTCATGATTTGACGCCAGATAAGGGCCGGGTAGCGCCCGCCGAATTCGTGGGGCATGGCCCTGGGCTTGTCGTAGCCGATCCACACCACCCCTACCAGCTCCGGGGTGTATCCGGCAAACCACAGATCCTTACCCTGGTCTGAGGTACCCGTTTTGCCCGCCGCGGGACGACCTATTCTGGCGTTAGTGCCGGTGCCGCTTTCTATAACGGTTTTGAGCATGTCAGTAATAAGGTATGCGGTGGTTGCCCTCATAGCCTGGACAGGTTTTGGCTGGTATTCATAAATAACGTGGCCGCTGGCATCTTCCACCCGGGTGATGGCCGTGGGCTCCAGGTATATGCCCTGGTTGGCAAAAGCACCGTAAGCGGCGGCCATCTGCAAAGGGGTGACGCCCTCGTGCAGGCCTCCCAGGGCCATGCTGGGGCCGTGGGTGCTGGGGTTGAGGTTGATGCCCAGCCCCCGGGCAAACTTAAGGGCGTTGGCAATTCCCACGTGATCCATGAGCACCCTGACGGCCACCACGTTGATGGACTTGGCTATAGCGGTACGCATGGTAACCAGGCCCCGGTAACGCCCGTCGTAATTCCGGGGGGTATAATTGCCGTATTTTACCGGGATGTCGTCAATTACCGAGGCTGGGGCCATCCCCTTGTATTCAATAGCCGGGCCATAGGCAATGATTGGTTTGAAAGTGGAACCTGGTTGCCTCCCCGGGGCCATGGTTGCCCGGTTCCATTGCAGCCGGTGGGTGTGCTCCCGGCCGCCTACAATGGCTTTTATGTACCCCGTATGGGGATCGAGTACCACTGCAGCCCCTTCGGGTTGAAGAATACCCTGGTTGTCCCGTGCCGAGGCCGGAAAATTGCGCGGGTCGGACAGGGCTTTCTCAGCAGCCTCCTGTATTACCGGGTCCAGGGTGGTGTATACCCGCAGCCCCCCCTTGAAAACCTGTTCTGTCCCATACTTGTTGACCAGTTGTTCGGTTACATAGTCCACAAAATAGGGATAGGGGTACTGCCGCCCTTTTCCCGGCTTGAGCATCTCATCCAGTTGAATGGCCCTGGCCTGGGCCGCCTGTTCGGCAGTAATAAACCCGTAGCGGGCCATGTTGTTCAGAACCAGGTTGCGTCGCCTGGTGGCCCCTTCGGGGTTGCGGAAAGGGCTGTAGGCGCTGGGTGCCTGGACCAAACCGGCTAAAAGAGCACCTTCTGATAAGGTAAGCTCCCTGGCTGGTTTATTGAAGTATGTCTCGGCGGCAGACTGAATGCCATAGGCTCCCTCGCCAAAATACACCTTGTTTAAGTACATCTCCAGGATTTCGTCTTTGGTGTAGCGCCTTTCCACCATGACGGCCAGGATAACCTGCTGAATCTTTCTTTTAAAAGTCCGTTCGTGGCTCAAGAAAGACAGCTTGACCAGTTGCTGGGTAATGGTGCTCCCGCCTTCCTGGATGCGGCCGCCGGTAATATCCGTCCAGGCCGCCCGCGCGATCCCCCGCAGGTCCACGCCACGATGCTGGTAAAAGCGCACGTCCTCAATGGCCAGGAAGGCTTCCTGGACATGTTTGGGTATGTCCTTGAGGTCTACCGGTACGCGGTTTTCCTCGCCTACCCTGGTGATCAGCTCCTTATTTTGATCGTAAAGGGAAGTGGATGCACTGGAGAGCAATTTTTCTTCACTCCAGGCGGGCAGGTCCTTGATGCTGACGACAACCAGCCCAAGTGCCGCCACACCGCCAGCAATCATGAGCAACAGGAATAAAGAAATGATCAGGCGAAAGATATTCAACCTTCTTTTCTTTCTTCTAGCCAACGTGCATGCCTCCTACTGACTTTCATACCAGCATTATAACATAACCGGCACAAAGTTTGACCCCCATCCCCGGCAAGTCCGGCAAGAGACTGCCTTGTCAGGGAGCTCTGCGTTTTGATATAATGTAGGGACCTGGAAAGGGAAAGGAGAAGTAAGATGCTCAGTATAGATAAACAGCTAGAAATCATCAAGCGGGGTGCCGCGGAGATCATTTCCGAGGAGGAGCTGGGGCAGAAGCTCAAGCGGTCCCTCTCCACGGGCCGTCCATTGCGGGTGAAGCTGGGCCTGGATCCCACGGCTCCCGATATTCATCTTGGCCATACCGTAGTGCTTCAAAAAATGCGGCAGTTCCAGGAACTGGGCCACGAAACGATTATTATTCTGGGGGATTATACCGCCCGCATCGGCGATCCCACGGGGAAAACCGAAACCCGCAAACAGCTCAGCGAAAAAGAGGTGCTGGCCAATGCCCGCACCTATGAGAGACAAATTTTCAAGATTTTAGATCCAGAGCGAACCAAACTGGTTTTCAACAGCCAGTGGCTGGCACCCCTTACTTTTGCCCAGGTTATTGAACTGGCGGCAAAGTATACTGTCGCCCGCATGCTGGAGCGGGAAGATTTTGCCCGCCGCTTCCGGGAAGGTCTGCCCATCAGCATTCACGAATTTTTCTACCCCCTCATGCAGGGTTATGATTCGGTAGCCCTGGAAGCGGATATCGAGCTGGGGGGAACAGACCAGAAGTTTAACCTGCTCATGGGCAGGACGCTGCAAAGGGAATACGGTCAGGAACCCCAGGTAGCCATCATGATGCCCATTCTTGAAGGTCTGGACGGCGTGCAGAAGATGAGCAAGAGCCTGGGGAACTACATTGGCATCGATGAGCCGCCCCGGGAAATGTACGGGAAAACCATGTCCCTGCCCGATGAGCTTATGGTACGTTACTTTGAACTTGTCACGCCCGTGCCCCTGGAAGAGGTCCGCAGTATTGCCGCCGGACTGGCCGACGGGAGCCTGCATCCCCGGGATGTCAAAATGCGACTGGCCCGGGAGATAGTAACTTTTTATCACGGGGAAGAGGCGGCGCTAAAGGCCGAAGAAGAATTCAAGCGCGTTTTTCAGCAGCACGATCTGCCCGATGAAGTGCCTGAATTTCATGTCTCGCCGGACATGCTGGAAGACGGCAGCATCTGGCTGCCCAGGTTGCTCCAGCAGGCCGGCATGGTGTCCAGTACCAGTGAGGGCAGGCGGTTGATCCTGCAGGGAGGAGTCAAAATCAACGGGGAAAAAGTCGAAGACCCAAACTTTAAACTGGTCCCGGCGGACGGCATGATCATCCGGGCCGGGAAGCGGAAATTTTTAAGATTGGCCTGCCGCTCCTGAAGAAAATACAAGATAATAAAATATGCGTCTACCGGCTTTGCGCCGGCCTTTGTTTTTTTTAAGCCAGGTGTCCAGGCCGGGTTACATATAATGTTTCAAGGGACAATCATGCGAGCTTCTTCTGGAAAACGGAAGAAGTTTACTCCCCTCGAGAATAAAATCCGGAGCCTCTAAAACGAAAGAGGTGACCCGCTTGTTTAGAAAACGCAGGAATTACCGGGCCTTTTTTGCCCTGACCATGTTTTTTTTCCTGCTCCTGGGCATCTTCCTGTGGGTTGACCGGGTCCTGCAGCCCACCATCTTTAAAATAGCCGAGACCCGGGCCATCCAGATGGCCACCGAGGCCATTAACCGGGCGGTGCAGCGGAAGGTTTTCGACAGCAACCTGCAATACCAGGATTTCGTTCAAGTGCACAAAGATAACCAGGGGCATATAGTATTGATGCAGGCCAACACCTTAAAAATTAACCAGTTAGCCGCAGACGTTACTTTAATGGTTCAATCTGCCCTGCAGCAGTTGTCCCGGGAATCACTGCGCATTCCCCTGGGTCAAATTACCGGCACCCAGTTGCTGGCCGGCTACGGCCCCTGCATTCCCGTGGGCATCGTGCCGGTGGGCAGTGTGCGGGTGAGGGTGGACGACCGTTTTGAACAGGCCGGTATCAACCAGACGCGGCACCGCATATATCTGGACTTTAGTGCTGAAGTACGCATTGTAGTTCCTCCCCGCAGTGCCACCGCGCAGGTGGCCACCCGCGTACCCCTGGTGGAAAGCATTATTGTGGGCCAGGTACCGGGCACCTTTGTCAACATTTCGGGGGGCCTTTTGAGCGGACAGAGCATTAATCCCGGTAACACTCCTTAAAGATAATGTATAAAAAAATTTTTCGCGGAGAAAAAATTATTGACGCCATTACACACGCCGTGCTATATTGTTAAATGCCGTCACGAGTGCGATACCATCGATACCAGAAATTACAAGTTGATCTGTATCATGCATTGTGCTAAAGTAGGGGATGTCGCCGTCAAAAGGGCTGAAGACCCTCTTGACGAAGTTGCAAGGGGAATGTTAACATATTTTTAACAGACTTGCATGCCGGCACAAAAAAAGTGTTGACAGAGGTCGGATGGGCGAGTAAAATACAAAAGTGTCGGTCCTTGAAAACTAAACAGGGAGGAAGAAGGCAGGGGGGAAGGTTGGCGGAAGCGCCTTTTAATGAAGGTGCGGAAGCGATCTGAACCTCGTCGGAAGGCGAGCAGTAATTCCGAAAGAGCATGGACGAACTTGAAGAATTAATGGAGAGTTTGATCCTGGCTCAGGACGAACGCTGGCGGCGTGCCTAACACATGCAAGTCGAGCGGTCCAGCACTCAACTCGGTGTTTACGTGATGCATAAGAGAAACCCTTTCACCCGGGAGGGAAGAAGGGGGTAGTGCATCAGGTATACAGCGAGTTGAGTGCTGGATAGCGGCGGACGGGTGAGTAACGCGTGGATAACCTGCCCATTAGACCGGGATAACGCCGGGAAACTGGCGCTAATACCGGATACGCTCCTCTGGTCGCATGACTGGGGGAGGAAAGGGGAAACCCGCTAATGGATGGGTCCGCGTCCCATTAGCTAGATGGTGGGGTAATGGCCTACCATGGCGACGATGGGTAGCCGGCCTGAGAGGGTGACCGGCCACACTGGGACTGAGACACGGCCCAGACTCCTACGGGAGGCAGCAGTGGGGAATCTTCCGCAATGGGCGAAAGCCTGACGGAGCGACGCCGCGTGAGCGAGGAAGGCCTTCGGGTCGTAAAGCTCTGTTCTGGGGGAAGAAGAGGTGACGGTACCCCAGGAGGAAGCCCCGGCTAACTACGTGCCAGCAGCCGCGGTAAGACGTAGGGGGC
Coding sequences within it:
- a CDS encoding transglycosylase domain-containing protein, which gives rise to MARRKKRRLNIFRLIISLFLLLMIAGGVAALGLVVVSIKDLPAWSEEKLLSSASTSLYDQNKELITRVGEENRVPVDLKDIPKHVQEAFLAIEDVRFYQHRGVDLRGIARAAWTDITGGRIQEGGSTITQQLVKLSFLSHERTFKRKIQQVILAVMVERRYTKDEILEMYLNKVYFGEGAYGIQSAAETYFNKPARELTLSEGALLAGLVQAPSAYSPFRNPEGATRRRNLVLNNMARYGFITAEQAAQARAIQLDEMLKPGKGRQYPYPYFVDYVTEQLVNKYGTEQVFKGGLRVYTTLDPVIQEAAEKALSDPRNFPASARDNQGILQPEGAAVVLDPHTGYIKAIVGGREHTHRLQWNRATMAPGRQPGSTFKPIIAYGPAIEYKGMAPASVIDDIPVKYGNYTPRNYDGRYRGLVTMRTAIAKSINVVAVRVLMDHVGIANALKFARGLGINLNPSTHGPSMALGGLHEGVTPLQMAAAYGAFANQGIYLEPTAITRVEDASGHVIYEYQPKPVQAMRATTAYLITDMLKTVIESGTGTNARIGRPAAGKTGTSDQGKDLWFAGYTPELVGVVWIGYDKPRAMPHEFGGRYPALIWRQIMTQALKNTPVRDFPRPGGIVSATVDSKSGLLPGPNTPPSDVVTDLFAQGTVPTRVDDTHVLVEVCATTGQLPNQYCPDRITKVMIKLPYNVPSFVEDYAQRVPTTVCTLHTAEEPAPPPESPGQPDQPGQPGQPGEVIPAPPGQPNPPGQSDTGLNQLPEPQGQKGNGQGPVRVLREEINPGLDWFRNKKWAE
- the tyrS gene encoding tyrosine--tRNA ligase, which produces MLSIDKQLEIIKRGAAEIISEEELGQKLKRSLSTGRPLRVKLGLDPTAPDIHLGHTVVLQKMRQFQELGHETIIILGDYTARIGDPTGKTETRKQLSEKEVLANARTYERQIFKILDPERTKLVFNSQWLAPLTFAQVIELAAKYTVARMLEREDFARRFREGLPISIHEFFYPLMQGYDSVALEADIELGGTDQKFNLLMGRTLQREYGQEPQVAIMMPILEGLDGVQKMSKSLGNYIGIDEPPREMYGKTMSLPDELMVRYFELVTPVPLEEVRSIAAGLADGSLHPRDVKMRLAREIVTFYHGEEAALKAEEEFKRVFQQHDLPDEVPEFHVSPDMLEDGSIWLPRLLQQAGMVSSTSEGRRLILQGGVKINGEKVEDPNFKLVPADGMIIRAGKRKFLRLACRS
- the yunB gene encoding sporulation protein YunB; this translates as MTRLFRKRRNYRAFFALTMFFFLLLGIFLWVDRVLQPTIFKIAETRAIQMATEAINRAVQRKVFDSNLQYQDFVQVHKDNQGHIVLMQANTLKINQLAADVTLMVQSALQQLSRESLRIPLGQITGTQLLAGYGPCIPVGIVPVGSVRVRVDDRFEQAGINQTRHRIYLDFSAEVRIVVPPRSATAQVATRVPLVESIIVGQVPGTFVNISGGLLSGQSINPGNTP